One Halobacterium sp. DL1 DNA window includes the following coding sequences:
- a CDS encoding 3-methyladenine DNA glycosylase, whose amino-acid sequence MTDPHDLLRADPEMAPLVAEHGELELDLVEDTFQRLVTSILRQQVSIASADAIEERLFDRFEVTPAVIAAADPLALQDVGLSAAKADYVQNVATAYRERGYDRAFFADLSDDAVHDELTSIAGVGPWTADMFLMFALGREDVFPVGDLGIRKGMEALYGAETTRAEMRDIAERWRPVRSYASLYLWRAYEG is encoded by the coding sequence ATGACCGACCCACACGACCTGCTCCGGGCGGACCCGGAGATGGCCCCGCTCGTCGCCGAACACGGGGAACTCGAACTCGACCTGGTCGAGGACACGTTCCAGCGCCTCGTTACCTCCATCCTCCGTCAGCAGGTGTCCATCGCGTCGGCGGACGCCATCGAGGAGCGACTGTTCGACCGCTTCGAGGTAACGCCGGCGGTGATCGCGGCGGCGGACCCCCTCGCCCTCCAGGACGTCGGCCTCTCCGCGGCGAAGGCGGACTACGTGCAGAACGTTGCCACGGCGTACCGGGAACGGGGCTACGACCGGGCGTTCTTCGCCGACCTCTCCGACGACGCGGTCCACGACGAACTCACGTCCATCGCCGGCGTCGGCCCGTGGACAGCGGACATGTTCCTCATGTTCGCGCTGGGTCGCGAGGACGTGTTTCCGGTCGGCGACCTGGGCATCAGGAAGGGGATGGAGGCGCTCTACGGCGCGGAGACGACGAGAGCTGAGATGCGGGACATCGCCGAGCGCTGGCGACCCGTACGTTCGTACGCTTCGCTCTACCTCTGGCGGGCCTACGAGGGGTAG
- a CDS encoding 3-hydroxyacyl-CoA dehydrogenase, producing MDVDDIETVAVLGAGNMGHGIAEVAALAGFDVHLRDINEEFVQNGYDQIEWSLGKLAEKEQIGEEDADAALDRVTAYVDFEEAVQDVDFVVEAVPEKMEIKQDVYEELEEYAPEDAVFATNTSSLSITDLSEFTERPERFCGMHFFNPPVRMQLVEVISGEHTDGEVLDLTEDLAEEMGKTPVRVRRDSPGFIVNRVLVPLLNEAAWLVHEDEATIAEVDSTTKYDIGLPMGAFELADQVGIDVSYDVLDYMQGVLGDAYEPCPMLVEKVEAEELGKKTGKGFYDYENGGADVPTDETRDDVADRLTAVMANEVAKLVGNDVADPAEIDEAVMLGAGYPEGPAKMADTAGIEHLYETLADKYEASGAARYEPAAELERMASEGEQFHGAADTEDGGYAGFDNVSVTVDGNVGHLEIDRPHRMNTISGDLLDELGEAIDALGEDDEVRTILLTGAGEKAFSAGADVQSMAGSADPIDAVELSRKGQQTFGKLEECDVPVVAGIDGYCLGGGMELATCADMRVASQRSELGQPEHNLGLLPGWGGTQRLKHIVGEGRAKEIIFTAERYDPETMAEYGFVNEVVENDELADRAWELARDLAAGPPIAQTYTKRAMLAGRDSTDAGLETEAQAFGQLMNTQDLMEGISAFSADRDPDFEGH from the coding sequence ATGGACGTAGACGACATCGAGACCGTCGCGGTGCTCGGCGCAGGCAACATGGGCCACGGCATCGCAGAGGTCGCAGCGCTCGCAGGCTTCGACGTGCACCTCCGAGACATCAACGAGGAGTTCGTCCAGAACGGCTACGACCAGATCGAGTGGTCGCTCGGCAAACTCGCCGAGAAGGAACAGATCGGGGAGGAGGATGCCGACGCCGCGCTCGACCGCGTCACGGCCTACGTGGACTTCGAGGAGGCGGTCCAGGACGTCGACTTCGTCGTCGAGGCGGTGCCCGAGAAGATGGAGATCAAGCAGGACGTCTACGAGGAACTCGAGGAGTACGCCCCCGAGGACGCCGTCTTCGCGACGAACACGTCCAGTCTCTCCATCACCGACCTCTCGGAGTTCACCGAGCGCCCCGAGCGGTTCTGCGGAATGCACTTCTTCAACCCGCCAGTGCGGATGCAACTCGTCGAGGTCATCTCCGGCGAACACACCGACGGCGAGGTCCTGGACCTCACCGAGGACCTCGCGGAGGAGATGGGGAAGACGCCCGTTCGCGTGCGCAGAGACTCTCCTGGCTTCATCGTCAACCGGGTGCTCGTCCCGCTGCTGAACGAGGCCGCGTGGCTCGTCCACGAGGACGAGGCGACCATCGCGGAGGTAGACTCCACGACGAAGTACGACATCGGCCTCCCGATGGGCGCATTCGAACTCGCCGACCAGGTCGGCATCGACGTCTCCTACGACGTCCTCGACTACATGCAGGGCGTGCTCGGTGACGCCTACGAGCCGTGCCCCATGCTCGTCGAGAAGGTCGAAGCCGAGGAACTCGGGAAGAAGACCGGCAAGGGATTCTACGACTACGAGAACGGCGGCGCCGACGTGCCGACCGACGAGACACGCGACGACGTGGCTGACCGCCTCACCGCCGTGATGGCCAACGAGGTCGCCAAACTCGTCGGCAACGACGTCGCGGACCCGGCCGAAATCGACGAGGCCGTGATGCTCGGCGCGGGCTACCCCGAGGGCCCCGCGAAGATGGCCGACACCGCTGGCATCGAACACCTCTACGAGACGCTCGCCGACAAGTACGAGGCGAGCGGCGCGGCGCGGTACGAACCCGCCGCCGAACTCGAACGGATGGCCAGTGAGGGCGAGCAGTTCCACGGCGCCGCAGACACCGAAGACGGTGGGTACGCCGGCTTCGACAACGTCAGCGTCACGGTGGACGGCAACGTCGGCCACCTCGAGATCGACCGCCCGCACCGGATGAACACCATCAGCGGCGACCTCCTCGACGAACTCGGGGAGGCAATCGACGCGCTCGGCGAGGACGACGAGGTGCGCACGATTCTCCTCACGGGCGCCGGCGAGAAGGCGTTCTCCGCGGGCGCCGACGTGCAGTCGATGGCGGGCAGCGCCGACCCCATCGACGCCGTCGAACTCTCCCGGAAGGGGCAGCAGACGTTCGGCAAACTCGAGGAGTGTGACGTCCCGGTCGTCGCCGGCATCGACGGCTACTGCCTCGGCGGCGGCATGGAACTCGCGACGTGCGCGGACATGCGCGTCGCTTCCCAGCGCAGCGAACTCGGCCAGCCCGAACACAACCTCGGCCTGCTGCCGGGGTGGGGCGGCACCCAGCGACTCAAGCACATCGTCGGCGAGGGCCGCGCGAAGGAGATCATCTTCACCGCCGAGCGCTACGACCCCGAGACGATGGCGGAGTACGGCTTCGTCAACGAGGTCGTCGAGAACGACGAACTGGCGGACCGCGCGTGGGAACTCGCCCGCGACCTCGCCGCCGGCCCGCCCATCGCTCAGACGTACACGAAGCGCGCGATGCTGGCCGGCCGCGACTCGACGGACGCCGGCCTCGAGACCGAGGCGCAGGCGTTCGGCCAGCTGATGAACACCCAGGACCTGATGGAGGGCATCAGCGCGTTCTCCGCGGACCGCGACCCCGACTTCGAGGGTCACTGA